Proteins encoded together in one Salarchaeum sp. JOR-1 window:
- a CDS encoding RNA-guided endonuclease TnpB family protein, translated as MEVRRTVPVALNVDSDDAALLEDTVDQFLWSAQYVVDHAFQGENVTTSKTTLDDETYDDVREKTDGFNGELVQAARNKAADACKSVVEKWKKGKKASKPRFTSPHVVYDHRTATFHDDYASLATTDGRIEADYGLPDEDSDTPHSDYLFSNDYETTGAELHYHDGDWVLHIHCKTDVESDTPKQATPENGTVLGVDLGVNNLAVASTGTFWTSDEFNHWRGEYEKRRGSLQQCGTRWAHENIQSVGRKEEGRFKQMLHRISNELVAEARENDCSVIAFEELTDIRERTGASWGHKWAFDRRYNYVAYKAEEHGITVEQVDPENTSRRCSHCGFTHPDNREDEDFECLKCRYEIDLLLRVNAEESRHRISGRAKRPVGFKTHTVHASSAGFQHRRGCLVARSKRPHP; from the coding sequence ATGGAAGTGCGGCGTACCGTCCCCGTTGCACTCAACGTGGACAGTGACGACGCCGCACTCCTCGAAGACACCGTCGACCAGTTCCTCTGGTCCGCCCAGTACGTCGTAGACCACGCTTTCCAAGGCGAGAACGTCACCACCAGCAAAACCACGCTCGACGACGAAACCTACGACGACGTACGCGAGAAAACGGACGGCTTCAACGGTGAACTGGTGCAAGCCGCTCGCAACAAGGCCGCTGACGCCTGCAAAAGCGTGGTCGAGAAGTGGAAAAAAGGCAAGAAAGCGTCGAAGCCACGCTTCACCAGCCCACACGTCGTCTACGACCACCGCACCGCCACCTTCCACGACGACTACGCAAGCCTCGCCACCACAGACGGTCGCATCGAAGCCGACTACGGACTGCCCGACGAGGATAGTGACACGCCGCACTCGGACTACCTGTTCTCCAACGACTACGAAACGACGGGTGCGGAACTGCACTACCACGACGGCGACTGGGTACTTCACATCCACTGCAAGACGGACGTGGAGTCCGACACGCCGAAACAGGCAACACCTGAGAACGGAACGGTTCTCGGGGTTGACCTCGGCGTGAACAACCTCGCCGTCGCTTCGACAGGCACGTTCTGGACCAGTGACGAGTTCAACCACTGGCGCGGAGAATACGAGAAACGACGTGGATCGCTTCAACAATGCGGCACGCGCTGGGCGCACGAGAACATCCAATCCGTTGGACGGAAAGAGGAAGGACGGTTCAAGCAGATGCTTCACCGTATCAGCAACGAACTCGTTGCAGAGGCCCGCGAGAACGACTGTTCGGTGATTGCATTCGAGGAGTTAACCGACATTCGTGAGCGAACCGGTGCGTCGTGGGGCCACAAGTGGGCGTTCGACCGCCGCTACAACTACGTCGCGTACAAAGCCGAAGAACACGGCATCACAGTCGAACAGGTTGACCCCGAAAACACGAGTCGGCGGTGCTCACACTGCGGGTTCACCCATCCCGACAACCGCGAAGACGAAGACTTCGAGTGCCTGAAGTGCAGGTACGAGATTGACCTCCTCCTCCGCGTGAACGCGGAGGAATCCCGCCACAGGATTTCAGGCCGAGCGAAGCGGCCTGTTGGTTTCAAGACGCATACGGTCCACGCGTCGTCTGCTGGGTTTCAGCATCGGCGTGGCTGTCTTGTGGCCCGGTCAAAGAGGCCCCATCCGTAG
- a CDS encoding PQQ-binding-like beta-propeller repeat protein, whose product MAAGTAGPHTITESSILFEPRTDGQSAALVDNTLYLETRTTAGGTEDDTYLYAIDSTDGSQIWRSDFSAVFSSSPAVVNDMVYANSETALHAVSADDGTRQWTYSYDATCYSAPVVTDGTVVTTTEDGTVYALETDGSTRWTTQFSGRTYNNPAVANGHVFTAAAGGVVYAFAVSDGSERWRFETSGNIRASPTIVDGTVYIQSYDNTVYALAAESGEKQWTANVRQGSSASAAVANGTVVVQLCGSAEFPSSRSNAGRRLSSTVGRGGARHPDTSQTLISK is encoded by the coding sequence GTGGCAGCCGGGACCGCCGGCCCTCACACCATTACAGAGAGCAGCATACTTTTCGAGCCGCGCACAGACGGCCAATCGGCGGCCCTCGTGGACAACACGCTATATCTGGAGACTCGGACGACCGCGGGTGGAACCGAGGACGACACCTATCTGTACGCCATTGATTCAACAGACGGCTCCCAAATCTGGCGAAGCGACTTCTCTGCCGTCTTCTCAAGCTCACCCGCTGTCGTCAACGATATGGTATACGCCAACAGCGAAACAGCCCTCCACGCCGTCAGTGCTGATGATGGCACCCGCCAGTGGACGTATTCGTACGACGCGACCTGTTACTCCGCGCCGGTCGTTACCGATGGAACCGTCGTAACGACTACCGAGGACGGAACGGTCTACGCTCTCGAAACTGACGGCTCAACGCGATGGACGACGCAGTTCTCCGGCCGGACGTACAACAATCCGGCTGTAGCCAACGGGCACGTGTTCACGGCTGCCGCTGGCGGGGTTGTGTACGCGTTTGCTGTTTCTGACGGGAGCGAACGCTGGCGGTTCGAAACAAGTGGCAACATCCGTGCGTCACCGACGATCGTGGACGGAACGGTCTACATCCAATCGTACGACAATACCGTGTACGCGCTGGCCGCAGAGTCGGGCGAGAAACAATGGACAGCGAATGTACGGCAGGGGTCATCCGCCTCCGCCGCTGTCGCAAACGGTACGGTTGTAGTTCAACTGTGCGGTAGCGCGGAGTTCCCGTCCTCAAGGAGCAACGCAGGACGAAGGCTGAGTAGCACAGTAGGGCGGGGAGGAGCGCGTCACCCAGACACCAGCCAAACACTAATTAGTAAGTAA
- a CDS encoding PAS domain S-box protein, with protein MSSASASIRVLHVDDDPGFGELTATFLEREDEQFRIETETSAADALATLHGREFDCVVADYEMPDQNGIELLQAVRADYPNLPFILFTGKGSEEVASEAISAGVTDYLQKDSEAEQYTVLANRIRNAVERARAKTEQQRKLDAIETAREGISILDEDRQFIYVNQAYADLYGYAPDELLGESWELLYQDEHLDDIRNDILPAVEAAGYWHGETIGVRATGETFTEDHVLALTDNGELVCTVRDVTDQRERAQELERAQTRCEALFENSPDMINIHDKDGIIRSANRRFCDELGYDEAEIVGQGVWEIDPTISPDDLATQLAETDTGDRFRVETEFRRNDGSTIPVEVHVARLNIADDDQFVVFSRDISERKEHEQRLEALNETSHELLAADSQEEIAEISVEAARDIIGLDANVLNLYDADRDALVPASSTEEVANLIGTPPVFTGDDSIAWRAYTEGEARAIDDVHTNPDVYNPETPIRSELYLPVDEYGILVASSPTTAAFDREDRVLGELLAKSIAVALENLEQTERLQKRKQELSDQNERLDQFARFVSHDLRNPLTVAEGHLELAREDCDNDHLATVAQSHDRMRTLIDELLSVTRESDPVTDRERVSIAELSAHAWEHVETKQATLTVDVTRSIRADRNRVTQLLENLFRNAVEHGGDNVTVTVGDLADGFFVEDDGRGLTAAEQASLFEAGYSTAPDGTGFGLPIVKQVVEDHEWQIHVTDGADGGARIEISGLEFDTKKTDSPS; from the coding sequence ATGAGTTCAGCATCGGCGTCGATTCGTGTGCTCCATGTTGATGATGACCCGGGTTTTGGAGAGTTAACAGCAACCTTTCTTGAGCGTGAGGACGAGCAGTTCCGCATCGAAACAGAAACAAGCGCTGCTGACGCCCTGGCCACGCTTCACGGCCGCGAATTTGATTGTGTGGTCGCTGACTATGAGATGCCAGACCAGAATGGTATCGAACTTCTGCAAGCAGTTCGCGCTGACTATCCGAACCTTCCGTTCATCTTGTTCACTGGGAAGGGGTCTGAGGAAGTTGCCAGTGAGGCTATTTCAGCCGGTGTGACTGATTATCTGCAAAAGGACTCTGAGGCCGAGCAGTACACCGTCTTGGCCAATCGCATCCGAAATGCCGTCGAACGCGCGCGAGCAAAGACTGAACAACAACGAAAGCTCGACGCCATTGAAACAGCACGGGAAGGCATTAGTATTCTCGACGAAGATCGACAGTTCATCTACGTGAATCAAGCGTACGCCGATCTCTACGGCTACGCCCCCGACGAGTTGCTCGGTGAAAGCTGGGAACTCCTCTACCAGGACGAGCATCTCGACGACATTCGCAACGACATCCTCCCGGCCGTCGAGGCCGCGGGCTACTGGCATGGCGAAACGATCGGTGTACGAGCGACTGGTGAGACATTTACCGAAGATCACGTCCTTGCGTTGACCGACAATGGTGAACTCGTCTGCACTGTCCGCGACGTGACAGATCAACGTGAGCGGGCCCAAGAACTCGAACGGGCACAAACCCGTTGTGAAGCACTCTTCGAGAACTCCCCCGATATGATTAACATCCATGACAAGGACGGGATTATCCGAAGCGCGAACCGACGGTTCTGTGACGAACTCGGCTACGATGAAGCTGAAATCGTCGGCCAAGGAGTGTGGGAGATTGATCCGACAATCTCACCAGACGATCTCGCAACACAATTGGCTGAAACCGACACTGGTGATCGATTCCGTGTCGAGACAGAATTCCGGCGCAACGACGGCTCAACGATCCCCGTCGAAGTACACGTCGCCCGACTCAACATTGCAGACGACGACCAGTTCGTCGTGTTCTCTCGGGACATCAGCGAGCGGAAAGAACACGAACAGCGGCTAGAAGCGCTCAATGAAACTAGCCACGAATTGCTCGCCGCAGACTCCCAAGAGGAGATCGCAGAAATCAGCGTCGAAGCAGCGCGTGATATTATCGGCCTAGATGCGAACGTGCTCAATCTCTACGATGCGGATCGAGATGCGTTAGTTCCGGCGAGCAGCACCGAGGAGGTCGCCAATCTCATTGGAACACCCCCGGTCTTCACTGGTGACGACAGTATTGCATGGCGAGCATACACCGAGGGAGAGGCTCGTGCAATCGATGATGTCCACACGAACCCGGATGTGTATAATCCGGAGACACCGATTCGGAGTGAACTCTACCTCCCGGTTGACGAATATGGGATTCTTGTTGCCAGTTCGCCAACGACAGCTGCCTTCGACCGGGAGGATCGTGTACTCGGGGAATTGCTGGCAAAGAGTATCGCTGTTGCCTTAGAGAATCTTGAACAGACTGAACGGCTCCAGAAGCGAAAACAGGAACTGTCGGACCAGAACGAACGTCTTGACCAGTTCGCCAGGTTCGTCTCGCACGACCTCCGGAATCCGTTAACCGTCGCCGAGGGACACCTTGAACTCGCCCGGGAGGACTGCGACAATGACCATCTTGCCACTGTTGCGCAGTCCCATGATCGAATGCGCACCTTGATCGACGAGTTACTCTCGGTAACACGTGAATCAGACCCTGTCACGGATCGAGAGCGTGTTTCCATCGCTGAGCTGAGTGCCCACGCTTGGGAGCACGTCGAGACAAAGCAGGCGACCCTGACGGTGGACGTCACACGGTCGATTCGAGCGGATCGAAATCGCGTCACGCAGCTACTCGAAAATCTCTTCCGGAACGCGGTCGAACACGGTGGCGACAACGTGACCGTGACCGTTGGTGACCTTGCTGACGGGTTTTTCGTCGAGGATGATGGCAGAGGACTCACTGCTGCCGAACAGGCAAGCCTCTTTGAGGCTGGGTACTCGACGGCACCAGACGGCACTGGGTTCGGATTACCAATCGTGAAGCAGGTTGTCGAGGATCACGAGTGGCAGATTCACGTTACTGACGGCGCTGACGGTGGTGCTCGGATTGAAATCTCGGGACTTGAGTTCGACACGAAAAAGACAGATTCACCAAGCTGA
- the glmS gene encoding glutamine--fructose-6-phosphate transaminase (isomerizing), whose amino-acid sequence MCGIVGYTGTEAALPVVATGLKNLEYRGYDSAGVALLDDTLDVYKSEGDIDALTLPDTHSATTGLGHTRWSTHGQPTDANAHPHTDCTGEIAVVHNGIIDNYEELKAELVAAGHEFTSETDTEVVPHLLEAHYDGTNLRAAVQAVVERLTGSFALGVTAVGAAELVVTRQDSPLVLGRGETANFVASDVTAFLEYTRDVIFLEDGDIATVTADEITIWQGDDRVTREAQTVDWEADAAEKAGYEHYMLKEIHEQPQALRQTISGRVDVVNGTADLEFDLPTNYLQSLDEIQIVAAGTSYHAGLYARRLLEAHADVRCTVEVASEYEFTGGRDPWRTLVVAVTQSGETADTLSAMRTAAAAGARTLAVTNTVGSTAAREADDVVYIRAGPEIGVAATKTFAAQVTTLALLTVAIGRERNALGGDRASTLLENIRSLPGAIQQVLDDADRVADTARELADSEAFFFVGRRLGMPVSLEGALKLKEISYTHAEGFGGGELKHGSLALVTADTPVIAILTDGANPEKMVHNVKEVQSRDAPVLGVSSLDDAESVLDVTFPVPSLGDLEPLVANVYLQLFAYHIADALDRNIDKPRNLAKSVTVE is encoded by the coding sequence ATGTGTGGCATTGTTGGCTACACCGGCACCGAAGCGGCGTTACCGGTCGTTGCGACCGGGTTGAAGAACCTCGAATACCGCGGGTATGACTCGGCCGGCGTCGCCCTTCTCGATGACACTCTCGACGTCTACAAGAGCGAAGGTGACATCGACGCGCTCACCCTGCCCGACACCCATTCGGCAACAACCGGCCTTGGGCATACCCGGTGGAGTACTCACGGGCAACCCACGGATGCAAACGCCCACCCACATACGGACTGCACGGGCGAGATCGCTGTCGTCCACAACGGGATTATTGACAACTACGAGGAGTTGAAAGCTGAGTTGGTGGCGGCTGGCCACGAGTTTACGAGTGAGACGGATACGGAAGTCGTCCCCCACTTGCTTGAAGCCCACTACGATGGCACGAATCTCCGGGCGGCCGTGCAAGCGGTCGTTGAGCGGCTCACGGGAAGTTTTGCCCTAGGTGTGACCGCTGTTGGGGCTGCTGAGTTAGTCGTCACCCGTCAAGACAGCCCGTTAGTTCTTGGCCGTGGCGAGACAGCGAATTTCGTTGCCAGTGACGTTACCGCGTTCCTGGAATACACGCGGGATGTCATCTTTCTGGAAGACGGCGACATTGCGACGGTGACGGCCGACGAGATCACGATCTGGCAGGGTGACGACCGGGTCACCCGGGAGGCCCAGACTGTTGACTGGGAGGCGGATGCCGCCGAGAAAGCCGGGTACGAGCATTACATGCTCAAAGAAATTCACGAACAGCCACAGGCCCTCCGGCAGACGATCTCCGGCCGCGTGGACGTCGTCAACGGTACCGCCGACCTCGAGTTCGACCTCCCGACAAACTATCTTCAGAGTCTTGACGAAATCCAGATTGTCGCGGCCGGCACGTCCTACCATGCCGGTCTGTATGCCCGGCGGTTGCTTGAAGCGCACGCTGACGTCCGGTGTACGGTTGAAGTTGCCAGTGAATACGAATTCACCGGCGGCCGCGATCCCTGGCGCACGCTTGTTGTCGCTGTCACTCAAAGCGGGGAGACCGCAGACACCCTCAGTGCGATGCGGACGGCCGCGGCCGCCGGCGCCCGCACGCTTGCCGTCACGAACACCGTCGGGAGCACCGCCGCCCGCGAAGCCGACGACGTCGTCTACATTCGGGCGGGCCCGGAAATCGGGGTTGCAGCCACCAAAACGTTCGCCGCGCAAGTCACCACCCTCGCGTTGCTGACCGTTGCCATCGGCCGAGAGCGCAACGCCCTGGGTGGTGACCGCGCCAGCACCCTCCTTGAGAACATCCGGAGTCTGCCCGGCGCCATCCAACAAGTCCTGGATGACGCTGACCGTGTCGCAGACACCGCCCGGGAGCTGGCTGACAGTGAGGCGTTTTTCTTTGTTGGGCGGCGCCTCGGCATGCCGGTGTCGCTTGAGGGCGCGTTGAAACTCAAGGAAATCAGCTATACGCATGCCGAGGGGTTCGGTGGCGGGGAACTCAAACACGGTAGTCTCGCCCTCGTAACTGCCGACACACCCGTCATCGCCATCCTCACCGACGGCGCGAACCCGGAGAAGATGGTGCACAACGTCAAGGAAGTCCAGTCACGAGACGCGCCCGTCCTCGGGGTCTCCTCACTCGACGACGCCGAGTCGGTTCTCGATGTCACCTTCCCCGTCCCCAGCCTCGGCGATCTCGAACCGCTCGTCGCCAACGTCTACCTCCAACTGTTCGCCTACCACATCGCCGACGCACTCGACCGCAACATCGACAAACCACGCAACCTCGCCAAAAGCGTCACCGTCGAATAA
- the glmM gene encoding phosphoglucosamine mutase: MFGTSGIRGPVGETVSTELAVSIGRTFPTAFPACESVLVGRDPRDSGRALVDALAAGLQEAGVDVLTTGIESTPTVARTLQSYDADAGIVVTASHNPPTDNGVKCWNPSGKAFTTAQQETLVTALETEQITTAEWDGYGTRRRVTDARTRHEQALLDSLDTELSGMDVVVDIGNGAGRITADVLAKVGASVTTLNGQPDGAFPGRPSEPTPDTCEDLCRLVRVREADLGIAHDGDADRMLAVDNTGAFVSGDQLLALFARDAINNASGSVVAAPLNTSRLVDDALAAVGGTVKRTQVGDVYVAQAAATDDDVVFGGEPSGAWIWPDSALCPDGPLAALTLTALLTTGPPLADRIDTLPTYVTKRESIEVAHKQAQLDAVRDHIVTTYSEEDVSTGDGVRVTRPDGWFLIRASGTEPLIRITAEAATDATASDLLETARELLAETVGDYPDPGR, from the coding sequence ATGTTTGGTACAAGCGGGATTCGCGGCCCGGTTGGAGAGACTGTCTCAACAGAACTCGCTGTCTCAATCGGCCGGACGTTTCCAACCGCGTTCCCAGCGTGTGAGTCAGTCCTTGTTGGGCGTGATCCACGAGATTCAGGCCGTGCCCTTGTCGATGCACTTGCGGCGGGCCTCCAGGAAGCTGGTGTAGACGTCCTCACCACTGGCATCGAAAGTACACCAACCGTCGCCCGGACACTCCAGTCCTACGATGCGGACGCCGGGATTGTCGTCACGGCCTCCCATAATCCACCGACCGATAACGGCGTGAAATGCTGGAATCCGTCGGGCAAGGCGTTCACCACCGCCCAACAGGAAACGCTCGTGACTGCACTCGAAACTGAGCAGATAACCACTGCCGAGTGGGATGGATACGGGACGCGCCGACGGGTTACGGACGCGCGTACGCGGCATGAGCAGGCGCTGCTCGATTCCCTTGACACTGAGCTCAGCGGGATGGATGTCGTTGTTGATATTGGGAATGGGGCGGGCCGTATCACGGCGGATGTCCTCGCCAAAGTCGGAGCCAGCGTCACGACGCTAAACGGCCAGCCTGATGGGGCGTTCCCCGGCCGACCAAGCGAACCCACACCGGACACCTGTGAGGACCTGTGTCGGCTCGTCCGCGTCCGTGAGGCTGATCTCGGCATCGCCCACGACGGGGATGCCGACCGCATGCTCGCCGTCGATAATACGGGCGCGTTCGTGAGTGGGGACCAGTTGCTCGCACTCTTTGCGCGTGACGCCATCAATAACGCGTCGGGGTCGGTTGTGGCCGCGCCCCTCAACACGAGCCGGCTCGTGGATGACGCGCTCGCGGCCGTTGGGGGTACGGTGAAGCGCACCCAGGTTGGGGACGTGTATGTCGCGCAGGCCGCCGCGACCGACGACGACGTGGTGTTCGGCGGGGAGCCGAGTGGGGCGTGGATCTGGCCCGACAGCGCGCTCTGCCCGGATGGCCCGCTCGCCGCCCTCACACTCACCGCACTCCTCACCACCGGCCCCCCACTCGCAGATCGCATCGACACACTCCCCACGTACGTCACCAAACGCGAATCAATCGAGGTAGCGCACAAACAGGCGCAGCTCGATGCTGTGCGCGACCACATCGTCACCACCTACAGCGAGGAGGATGTCTCAACGGGTGATGGGGTGCGCGTTACTCGGCCCGACGGCTGGTTTCTCATCCGCGCCAGTGGCACCGAACCCCTCATTCGCATCACCGCTGAGGCAGCCACTGACGCGACCGCGAGTGATCTGCTCGAGACAGCGCGGGAACTCCTAGCGGAAACAGTAGGCGACTATCCCGACCCAGGTCGGTAG
- a CDS encoding RNA-guided endonuclease TnpB family protein → MTELTKTLELTLVDPNVHKRQKLRETRDAYQQALQEAFAAGCDTQSAANDVVVEYDLSGYAKNALKKYVPQLCGNSYDADALHDDHPVRFTNEGLQLDHQPQNAVEWYVKIPHHEDYHLWIPARANPEQREWLEALYADDAEMGESRLFERDGTWYLHITVTRDVEDESEASADEQTPIGVDIGEASLVTVCHRDESGSPVRPELWADDGKAVRRLRKTYFTATRRLQKRGSERIAESYGDSLWDQIDDVFHRVTREVVEYAESVENPVLVLEDLTYIRENMDYGEYMNRRLHGWGFAKLHAQIRYKAAEKGIPVETVNPRNTSKACHACGEHGYRPRQATFRCSNGGCWVGEYQADVNGAINIADRYRSGESHRRSDRSSRQKAGDDDSATDGASLTGPQDSHADAETQQTTRGPYAS, encoded by the coding sequence GTGACCGAACTCACGAAAACGCTCGAACTGACGCTTGTGGACCCGAACGTCCACAAGCGTCAGAAGCTTCGTGAGACACGGGACGCTTACCAGCAAGCACTCCAAGAGGCGTTCGCCGCTGGCTGTGACACACAGTCAGCTGCCAACGACGTGGTTGTTGAGTACGACCTGAGCGGCTACGCGAAAAACGCCCTCAAGAAGTACGTCCCACAACTCTGTGGGAACAGCTACGATGCCGACGCGCTTCACGACGACCACCCGGTGCGGTTCACCAACGAGGGCCTGCAACTTGACCACCAGCCACAGAACGCTGTCGAGTGGTACGTCAAAATCCCGCACCACGAGGACTACCACCTCTGGATTCCGGCTCGTGCCAATCCCGAACAGCGGGAGTGGCTCGAAGCGTTGTACGCAGACGACGCCGAAATGGGTGAAAGTCGGCTGTTCGAGCGGGACGGAACGTGGTATCTCCACATCACTGTTACCCGCGACGTGGAGGACGAATCTGAGGCGTCCGCCGACGAGCAAACGCCCATCGGTGTAGACATTGGAGAAGCGAGTCTCGTCACGGTGTGTCACCGCGACGAGAGCGGTTCTCCTGTTCGCCCTGAACTGTGGGCCGATGACGGCAAAGCCGTTCGTCGGCTCCGCAAAACCTACTTCACCGCCACGCGACGGCTTCAGAAGCGTGGCAGTGAGCGAATCGCGGAGTCCTACGGCGACTCGCTGTGGGACCAGATTGACGACGTGTTCCACCGTGTGACCCGCGAGGTCGTGGAGTACGCCGAGTCTGTCGAGAATCCAGTGCTGGTGCTGGAAGACCTGACGTACATCCGCGAGAACATGGACTACGGCGAGTACATGAACCGGCGGTTGCACGGGTGGGGCTTTGCCAAGCTTCACGCACAGATTCGCTACAAAGCCGCCGAGAAGGGGATTCCCGTCGAGACGGTGAATCCCCGGAACACGTCGAAGGCGTGCCACGCTTGCGGTGAACACGGCTACCGGCCACGACAGGCGACGTTCAGATGCTCGAACGGCGGCTGTTGGGTCGGTGAGTATCAGGCCGACGTGAACGGGGCGATAAACATTGCAGACCGCTACCGTAGTGGAGAGAGTCACCGCCGAAGCGACCGGAGTTCCCGGCAGAAGGCCGGTGACGATGACTCGGCTACGGATGGGGCCTCTTTGACCGGGCCACAAGACAGCCACGCCGATGCTGAAACCCAGCAGACGACGCGTGGACCGTATGCGTCTTGA
- the tnpA gene encoding IS200/IS605 family transposase, which produces MKTTRHATYNLNYHIVWLPKYRNAVLTGEVADRVNSILHEIADEKGLDIQNLTVQPDHVHLFVSSPPKHSPALLANWFKGISSRKYNHRHADHDGEKIRWARGYYAGTAGHVSSETVENYIDRHKEAEA; this is translated from the coding sequence ATGAAGACCACACGGCACGCAACCTACAACCTCAACTACCACATAGTGTGGCTCCCGAAGTACCGCAACGCGGTACTGACGGGAGAGGTTGCCGACCGTGTGAACTCCATCCTCCACGAAATTGCCGACGAAAAGGGCTTGGACATTCAAAATCTGACTGTTCAGCCTGACCACGTTCACCTGTTCGTCAGTAGCCCGCCCAAACACAGTCCAGCACTGCTCGCCAACTGGTTCAAGGGCATTTCCTCGCGGAAGTACAATCACCGCCACGCCGACCACGACGGCGAGAAAATACGGTGGGCACGCGGCTACTACGCTGGAACAGCCGGCCACGTCTCCAGCGAAACTGTCGAGAACTACATTGACCGACACAAGGAGGCAGAAGCGTGA